GACTCTCTGCCGAAGAGGCAGTTCAAGACAGCTGAGATCGCAGATGCAGTGATGGGAACCGAAGCTCCCATCGATCCATCCGACATCGAGTCCCTATTccccaaaaatgtgaaagactTCCAGTCAGGCTTCTCTCCACCTTGTGATGAGAACAGCGCTCAGTGCGGTTCAGCTGCTCTGGCTGCTAAAGAAGCCTCACAGGAGGACAGCAGCGAAACGTCACAGCAGGTAACACACGAGGAGCACTAAACTATGAGCAGGAATAGTTATAAACTGCAGCTGAACGACGAAGGTGAGGTCAGTCCATGATTTTGGGATAAGAGAAAAATCCATCTCTATAATGCATTATTCATTGTGCAAATTAAATATTAGTTTTCACATGTAGTTCCTGCAAATTAACTTATGCTTCctatattattttaatcaaGTATGATCAAGTCTCTTGATATTTGAATATTAATTAAATCAGTTAACCCCCctccccacaaaaaaacaaaacaaaaaaacaaaaaaagaaagtcaaatgCTAAAATAATGTAGAACATATGCCCTAAGCTTTTTTCTGGTATAACTGAAATGATAGTCAATTCATGGATTATTTCACCACAAGTTTATCAGCACCGCTAATCGTAAAATAAGAAACTAAGTAAGTGGTTTTTAAGCGAAACACCATTCATTCTGTGGTTACAggatttactgtttttcttcttcttgtgtgATTGTAAATGGAATAAATGGAATTTGACTTTTGGTtgagcaaaacattttaagacatcGTCATGAGTGAAAAGAAATGGCTGTGTTACTATTTTCCAACTGGTTATAAACCAAACAACTAtcaataaattgaaaaaaaaagttagttatataaacaaataatgaaaataagccAGTTGTCGCCTTAGTTTGGATTTTAGATTTTGATGTCACATtaaatttgctgattttttttaaagaggcatGCCTCAGCTAAGATCAGTCAAAATAGACAATGATGAGTGCAGGAGTAGAAGCAGTGCTTCAGAAGTTGTCTTTTGATGTCTACCTCCAGATCACTCTTGACATAGTGCGTGCGGACATCACGCCAACCGAAGAGCAGAACACCACAGAGACC
The window above is part of the Plectropomus leopardus isolate mb unplaced genomic scaffold, YSFRI_Pleo_2.0 unplaced_scaffold18294, whole genome shotgun sequence genome. Proteins encoded here:
- the LOC121965037 gene encoding thioredoxin domain-containing protein 15-like, with protein sequence NDESLELMLPEDAVSDLENSPKFVESEDLDSLPKRQFKTAEIADAVMGTEAPIDPSDIESLFPKNVKDFQSGFSPPCDENSAQCGSAALAAKEASQEDSSETSQQITLDIVRADITPTEEQNTTETAKTYKVNCDKRNITGMDIFTVQVLNASQ